From the Lactuca sativa cultivar Salinas chromosome 9, Lsat_Salinas_v11, whole genome shotgun sequence genome, the window CACAGTGGTAGCCATTAGCAAACTTGGAGAAATACTCATATTCAAGGAGAGCGTAGCCACCGGATCTTTCTCGATTGTTCCCATTCTCTTCGTCACCCTATTAATCCTTGCAGTTGCAGGTATTTGTTATGCAAACCTGTTCACTCGTTCAAAACTGGCCGGATTAACCACCGCGGTTGCAGGTGTTTCTCTTTTACACTTTTTTATTGTGATTTTGTTTTCGATTTCTGTATACAGTACTTCAGTACGTAGTTCGGTGTATGATTTACGTTAATAATTTGTTCCTTCTTAATTTTGATGTATTGTTTGTGTTATGAAAATCTCTCGGTTCGTGGCCTTCTCTAATTAGGGCCTGACTCggattttttttttcgaattgCTATGTTCATTAAGTAGGGAAGGGAGGATAAATCTAGTCGTGTAAGTTGAGTGGTGAAATTAGGTCAGATTGTTTTCGTTTAATATTCTTACGCCTGATACAAATATACATTCAGTTTGAAATGAAGATCTAGAAGACGAAATATACAAACGTCGTTGTTTGAGCTTAATATGATGAGTGGAGATCTCTCTTTGTGTACTAAGCCAATTAGGTCAATACTCCAAAAGCTGTCCTAAATTTGCCTCTAATGTGCTATCTTTTTCAGATTTTAGATGGAAACTGGAGGCAATTCCTTAGCATCTGGGCCAGATGGAGTGAAGAGAAAGGTGTACTACTTCTATGACCCAGAGGTTGGAAATTACTATTATGGACAAGGTCACCCAATGAAGCCACACAGAATTCGCATGACACATGCTCTGTTAGCCCACTATGGTTTACTTCAAAACATGCATGTTGTAAAGCCTGTTCCAGCTAGAGACAAAGATCTTTGTAGGTTTCATGCTGATGACTATGTTTCTTTTCTAAGAGGCATAACCCCAGAAACACAGCAAGATCAATTAAGACAACTAAAAAGGTTCAATGTTGGTGAAGATTGCCCTGTGTTTGATGGTCTATACTCCTTCTGTCAAACCTATGCAGGTGGCTCTGTTGGAGGAGCAGTGAAGTTAAACCATGAGTATTGTGATATAGCAATAAACTGGGCAGGTGGACTTCATCATGCTAAAAAATGTGAAGCTTCTGGTTTTTGCTATGTCAATGACATTGTCTTGTCAATTCTTGAACTTCTGAAAGTGCACCAACGTGTGCTGTATGTAGATATTGACATTCATCATGGTGATGGTGTAGAGGAAGCTTTTTACACTACTGATAGAGTCATGACTGTTTCTTTCCACAAATTTGGTGATTATTTCCCGGGGACAGGGGATATAAGAGATATTGGGTATTCAAAGGGAAAGTATTACTCACTGAATGTCCCTCTAGATGATGGAATTGATGATGAAAGCTATCAGTCGTTGTTTAAGCCAATAATTGGTAAAGTTATGGAAGTGTTCAGACCTGGTGCTGTTGTGTTACAATGTGGTGCAGATTCTTTATCAGGAGATAGATTGGGTTGTTTTAATTTATCAATTAAAGGGCATGCTGAGTGTGTGAAGTATATGAGATCTTTCAATGTGCCTTTATTGTTACTTGGTGGTGGAGGGTATACAATACGCAATGTTGCTAGATGCTGGTGCTATGAGGTATTCTTGGTTTTTTTAATAACTATATGAATATTAAATGGTGTGATTAAATAAAGATTTATATAATGCAATCTTGATTTGGTTTTGTAGACAGGAGTTGCACTTGGGGTTGAGTTAGAAGATAAGATGCCTCAACATGAGTATTATGAGTACTTTGGTCCTGATTATACTCTTCATGTAGCTCCAAGTAATATGGAAAATAAGAACTCTCGCCAGCTGTTAGATGAAATTCGGTCAAAGCTTCTAGATAATCTCTCTAAACTACAGCATGCGCCAAGTGTCCAGTTTCAAGAGCGCCCACCTGATACAGAATTCCCAGaggtttgttatttgttacaaAAAGTTCACTTTTTGAATTTGTATATCTCTAATCATGAGAAGCTAACAGCAGTCAAGTTTTCTCGTATTCAGGCAGATGAAGATCAAGAGGATGACGATCGAAGATCAGATGATTCTGATGTTGATGAAAACAACGAGGGGTAAAATCGTCTTTCCCCCAAAcgttataaagaaaaaaaaacagtttCTTCCTCAATTCTCCTCCCTGAATTCTGATATTCTTGTATTTGCCTTTGCAGAAAGCCTTTCATTGGACGTGTGAAAAGGGAACTCCATGATATTGAGTCCAAGGACATGGTATGTGCATAATAAGTTAAAGACTGTAGTGTTTCTTTTTTGGACTCATGGTTTCATTTTGTATAAATTCAGGATGATGTGAAAGAAGGTGAACGAGCTAATAGAGAGATGGATGCTTCATTTGCTGAAATATCCATAAAGGTTAGCAAACAAATGCCTTTCTATCTATTTTCATAAAAGAAAAAGGACAAGTGTTTTTAAGTGTTTGTTTGTATGTATTTTCAGGGTTCAAATTCAGTGTCAGCACCTGCAGATGTGAAACAAGAACAAGGAAACTCAAACAAGCCGGATCAGCCTTCTACTGCTGAGATGAATTTATAGTGTATGATGATATGTCAATGTCATGTTTTTTACTTTAATTTTTATGAATCTATTTTAAATTTGTGTTGAGGATTGGTGTATTATGTTGTACAAAACTGACTGGAACATGTGCACAAGGTTGTTTAGTTAAAAAGATGAGTAGATGAAATTAAATGACAAAtgttttattatcattttttGGTATTGACTATCCTGATGAGGGTATGATTTACctttaaaattatgacaaaattacATGATTCGTTGTATGCTTGCAAAATGTATCATGTTGTCAAAAACACTATGCATGTGTTAGCCATTCTAAAAGAAATGTGCATGTGCAAATAAGGAGAAGTCCATATCCCTCCCCTTTCTTGCCCAATACTACTTATCAGCTAACCCTTCTTCTCCACCGCCTACCTGGCATTGATTCCGACACACATGCATCTTCTTCTTACCGCCTACATGCATCGATTCTGAGCCCTAAACTCAATTTAGATTTTGTGTATTTTTTATACCTTTTCATTTCTTGTTTCTTATTTGAATACATATGTTAATAAAGAAAGAATCGAACTCAATTTCATAATCTACATGAGAGAAAAGAAAAACAGAAACATTTTGTTCGTCGATGGTCAAAAAGGGGAAGGAGGAATAGGAAAGTCGTTCATCGCATGTTAGATAAAGCATAGTAATCAATGATTTGCTTTTGGTTGCAGTTCAATGAAGAACATGGATCTGAAGGAAAAGATATAAAATGCATTGGGGAACTTGTATGTTAGGTACTATGTTAGCTTTAGCTCGGTTGTATTTCTTTGTTCTAGCTACTTGCTAGAGTTCGTTTTTATTTATATCATACTAGTTGAACACCTATGCGTTATGCATGAAGAAAATTATATTGtgaaaaatataaacatatatatatatatatatatatatatatatatatatatatatatatatatatatatatatatatatatatatataatatgacaAAAGAGATGCTTATTAGAAGACTTGACATTTAAGacttatattataatatttatattcaattgtataattttgattatatttaataatattttataaattccgATATACAAATCTCCGCGAAATGACATTTAAAGTTTCACGATTAATTGGCTTTAGATTCAACaaattttatgaatatgattttggtcaagattgaagattttgataaaaatgaaataaaataatagacCATAATCTGAGTTCAAAAACGTGCTAAAAAACGATTTACGAGGTTTGTAGCTATTCCAAACAAAGCAGAGCACGGTTCGTTTCAGGAAAATCAGGTAAATAATGATTTTATAACTTAAAATGAGTCTGACTTCTTCATACGGTCTCCATTTtggatgttatttatatccacgaaatTAGGAGAACGTAATCTATTCAAATTTCTTACCCATAACTCTCAACTACActtaatgcaaaaaaaaaaaaaaaaaaaaaaaaaaaaaaaaaaacgtcgcAAATAAGtttaatttttggtgatttttgatttAATCTTCAAAGATAGATGGTTTGAGCAGTTTGAGATGTTCTAAAagtaattataaatataatatcttTAATATAGtttataaacataaaattacACACAAATTGGTCTTTAATACACAAAGGTTTGCGGTGGTTTGACCACTGAACTCTGACCAATTTTTATAAATTGCTATAATCTTAAACTCATTTTTGTCTTTTTGGTGGTAttttttaagaagaagaaggtggtagaAAGACTTTGGAGCTTGGAAGCAACTTGGATCTGGGATTCTGTCCTTACTAGCaacctccagaaggtaaaaaAACTCCTAACTTGATCATTTTATCTTATAGATCTAGCCATTTCTTCATTTAGGGTATTTTTGGTCCCAACTatgatgattcttgagcatgacatGCTTTTAGTCGAATAAGTCATCCTTTCAGACCTAAtgaggggtcttgagtcataaaaatgtggtcttgatgcttAGCTTTTCTCCATGCATGCTTTAGAAGGTCTTAAGGTGTTAAGAAGTTgggattttgtgtattaagcacttaatgggcatgcaaagtcataaagttggaaactttatgactcttagtggtattttggccttggatctgaCATTTGGAAGtgagagcttaatgcattaagctcttgTTGAGGAAAAAGAGAGTATGCACGTACGTCATGCGTAACCCAGCGTACGCCACTCGAACGGGGTCAACCGCCCGACTCCAGTCAAAGCCTAAGTACATCCAGCGTAGGTGCTAAGTATGCCCCAAGCACTCAACTGAGTGGATCGAGTTGACCcgttgaccttgacctttgacCATAAGTTTTGACCAAATTGACCTAAGgctattttaggtattttgagcCGATTAATTGAGATTAGGTCCTTGGTTTTGGTTACGTGATCGTTGAGCTGATTTTCGGGACCGAGATTTATTTAGCTTGCAttcagactgagaggtgagtttttctTACTGTAcacgtgggtcaaaggcaccaatgccgacccactagattatttatcctaatcGGGATAGTGATATGATAGTTGGTAGCCGTTTAATATATCCGTctgattatatgtatatgttggttatgtgtttatgtttatttgttgcatatgttaacattttgtgttgggttgaggcggttctgctttatgttgtaggccaagacacccggGGACgaccagataggctgtaggccttgcGATGCGGTCCAGTCAGGCAGGCGGCCCAtggagcggtctggataggctgtaggtcatgtgaggcggtccagtcattcTGATGGCTCgttgagcggtccagatagactgtaggccccgcGAGGCGATCCAGTTAGGTTGGCTGATCATATAGTATGCTTATTTGTTATGTGGTgtgctggtactttgggggaactccctaagctttgacttacaatTGAGGTGGTACTGCTTCGTGCGGTAGACCAACAAACCCGAGATGGTTAGGTTGAGGCAATATGCCAACAAACcttgtatggttgggttgagacaatatgccaacaaaccctagatggTTGGGTTGATGCCACGTGCCAATAGGGAAATCTGAAATCTCACATCTTAAACGAATCAACTTTGTTTATGTAAAAACTGGGACTTTTATGTATATGAAATTTATGGAAATTAATAGGGAAATCtctagaaaagtcctaatattttaccttaatttacaaaaaaagtcccaaactaaaatttgtttacgaaaaaacatgaattaccggtaaaaatgacGACTTGACCCCTTGTTCCCGATTTACCAGTTTGATTAGTTACCTAGTTCCATTAAAGTCTTATTATTTTACCATAACTTATGAATAAGTCACAAACTAAAATTAAGTGATGGTTTGACAATTTTCTCCatgtaacatacattttaccgGTTTCATTGATGACGTTGACGCCTAGTCATTAAATGAGCTGAAAAGATATGAGTACGATGGTTTATCATAAAATTTGATATCCATCATATCGGCTCATTTAAGACTATGTATCCATGTCAACAATGAAACCGGTAAGATGTTTGTTACTGGAAAATATGCGAGAAATGAACTGATGAGATGAATATATTGGGTTACATAACATTAGATAGACAATTTAAAATTTCttataaacttaaaaaatgaCGAAATTGTTGCTAGTTTATATAATTAGTGTAGTCTTTGTTAGATACATTTATATTCCAAAAATATATAATACATTAGGATATAAAGTTTTATGTTAAACACAACATTATATAACCCAACATATACATCTCTTTAGCTCATTTAATGACTAGGTATCTTGGTAAACAATAAAACtggtaaaatgtatgttacaaAGAGAAAATAGTCAAATCACCATTTCATTTTAGTTTGAGACTTATTTGTAAATTATGATAAAATAATTGGACTTTAATGAAAATAGATAAGTAATAAAACCGGTAAACCGAGAAAAAATGGTCAAATCGTCATTTTACAAGTAATTCATGTTTTTTCTTAAACAATTTTTAATTTGAgactttttttatatattagattAAAATATTAGGACTATTGTGGAGATTTCACTAATTATTAACCACCAAAGTAACAAATAGAGAAAAAAAGGCACAAATAACCTTCATATCACATTATCACTCCCCGAGTAGCTGTCATATTATCCACCGCTTCAAGATCACTATCATGTACCAATTCCTCTTTTGCTAATATCGCTCTTAAAATCTTCTCCATGTTTGTGGCATCCGGTAAATTCACCATCAACCTCACAACATGCATCACAAAACAACACCTCATATTAACTATATGACATGTCATTTACCCAAAATTCCCTTGggacaaaatattatttacctCCGAGGTATTGTCCTAATCACAGCCTCATCAAGATCAAATTGCCTATTGGTTTCACCGAGTAACAAGTACACGTTCTCTATCTTTTGTATTTGTATGCAAACCATCCCAATTTACCATCCCTTGGATTTTCACGTCTACCCAACATGTTGTCCACCtgcaaattacaaataataaaaCTTCAAACATAAATATCATGAATATGTATAAGAAAAACTAGTAATTATAAGATTTATATTACCAACCTCATCAACAAACATGACTCTGGGAACGATTTTACTAGCAATACTGAAAACGACTTTCACATACTTCTCCCATTTACCAAACCACTACAAACAAGCATCAAGGATatgttaattaaattaagaaaaaGTTACACAAATGGTTTATATGGTTGGCAAAAAAATACCGGTACAAGTCCTTATGCATATTTTTTTGACACATATGATCCTTGTGGTTTCCAAAACTTGCACGTGACAATTGataacacgacacgacaaaaatacacgataCGAAATGAAATTGAAACAAAAttgaaatttgaattcgtgttcgtgtcgtaTTCGTGTCACGTGTAAAAAACACgacgtcgtgtcgtgtcgtgttcgtgttcaaaatttgaCACGAAACTGACACAATTTAACAttttttgtcgtgtttttcgtgttttttgtgttttttgtgttatgtatgaataaatattaattaaatacattgatttttatttcatgttatctttatcgtgtcgtgtttgtcgttttttaatcggttcgttttcgtgttagttaaaaaaaacccGAGATCGTGTCGTATCGTGTTCATGTTACATAAAACTTTGTCGTGTCATGTCGTGTCCGACAAAAACATGTCACGATGACCCGATTTGTCACCCCTACTTATGGCTAACATCTTTAGTGGACTTTTTGCCAACCATAAAAACCATTTGTGTAACTTTGTCTTATATTCATTTCAACAAAACAATGAGATGTTCTTGTACCCAGTAAGAAAAAATAAGGATACCTTTAAAGTAATGGTTAGCATGGATATGTTGATAAAATTTGCACCTGCCTCAGTTGCAATGACTTTTGCTAGCAGTGTTTTACCAATGCCTGGTGGCCCAAAGAGCAAAATTTCTTTGCAAGACTGGAATAGAAAAAATATTTAAGTTTACTCATATtagtaaaaaaatattatatagtcTGGTTTTACTATGTTTGCTAACTGTCATTTACAAAATAATATAGGCCTTTAGAGAGGTGGCATGACAAATTCTTTTAAAGCATCCTTCACTGTTTCTAAAGCTCCAATATCATCAAAAACTAACACCAATTTCAATTGGAGGAATATCTTCAAATAGGATATTCATTTTATCAAATTCATTTTCAATAGCCACATCCTGCAAGTAATGCCATTTTtaataaattcatatttttggGTCCTATTTAATTATATTGTTTTAGACAACACAAGAtgtgcttatgagttttggtgtCATATTGGAAAGAATAAGGCTTTAGTTTTACCTTTAGCGTCGTTAAGAATGCCTCGAACCCATACTTGATgctataatatataatataaaggGATGATTATGCGCCCATCCAACAACCTTGTCGGCATCTAATATAAGAAAAGAAGAAATTACTTACAAACTTAAAAGATAAAATTAAAACACAGTAAGTCATTAATAATCAAGGAAAAAATGAACTAACCTTCCTTTGTCACATTTTGGTCTTTTGTGCAGGTTGCTTCAAGATCTGAGCAACCAAGAACTATTTGATTAAGAACCTATAATCATGACATTGAATGAAAACATTGCTATAAATTGTTGGTGACTAAATTTATAGTATAATCAAAGGAATTATTAAGAATTTAAACTTCAACCGGGTTAACTTGTAGAACAGAACACATACCTAGGATGAATACTTCATGTGTCCCAATCTATAAGTAtgagctttccacattgaattcaactcCTAACATTATATTAGGAGGGAATTGGGTGTATCATCATTACAAAATTAAGTGGACTTTAATCCCATCCTGATAACAGACTTGTGCACTAAGTCTCTTGTCAGACCTTTAGTCAAGTGATCTGCTAAATTTTGTTGCGATTTCACAAACTCAACCGAAATCACACCGTTCATGATTAGTTCTCTAATCATACTATGTATAACAACTAGGTGTCTAGACTTGTCATTATAAACCTGGTTGTATGCCTTAGCCAAAGCGACTGCACTATCACAAAAAATAGAAATAGGTGCTATCGATTTAGACCACAAAGGAATCTCATAGACTAAATTCCTTAGCCACTCTACTTCATTACCACCAGCTGCTAACATAACAAACTCATATTCCATTGTTGAGTTTGTAATGTAAGATCGCTTCTTGGAAGCCCGAGAAATGGCACCTCCCCCTAGCAAGAATACCTAGCCAGAAGTAGAGGAATGGTCTTCCATGTTGGATATCCAACTTGCATCTAAATGACCTTCTAAAACCGAAGGATTCCCTAAATAACTCAAACCATAATCCATGGTTCCTTTGAGATACTTAAACACTCGATTCACTGCTTGCCAATGTTGAGCACTAGGATTACTTGTGTACCTACTCAACTTGCCCACAACAAAAGAAATATCAAGTCTGGTACTTGTCATGGCATACATCAAGCTACCAATAGCCTTAGAGTATTCCAATTGTGAAATGGGAATCCCATTATTTAGCATTAATTTCACACTTGGATCTATAAGAGTACTCACAGGAGAACAATTGGTAAATTAAACCGCTTGGGAATTTTCTCAATATAATGACTTTGAGTCATTACCAAACCTTTGTTCATCCTTTTAATTCTTATTCCAAGAATTACAACAACCCCTCCTAAATATTTCATGGAAAACTTAGATGATAACAATTTCTTTGTTTCATCTACTTGATTTTGGTgggtaccaaaaatcaacatatcatctacatataagcaAATGATCACTCCAGCTCTAGCAGCATCATCAAAtctactataaacacatttgtcaCATTGGTTTGTATTGAAACCATAAGACAAAATAACCTCATCATACTTTTGATTCCATTTTTTGGGCACTTGTTTTAGCCCATACAAAGATTTGAGAAGTTTACAAACGATATGCTCTTTATCGGGCATAATGAAACCTTCTGGTTGTTTCAGGTAAACTTCCTCGTCAAGATCACCATTTAAAAAAAGGctatttcacatccatttggtgaataaCCAGATTGTGGATACTTTCCAAGGCAATCAACAATCTTAGAGTAGAAATACGTGCAACTGGAGCATACGTATCAAAATAGTCAACATGGGGTTTTTGTCTAAAACCTTGAATGACTAACCGGGCTTTGAATTTGTCAATAGTCCCATTAacattcattttctttttgaaaatccatttgcaaccaagTGGTTTAGAACCTTGAGCTAAATCATACAACACCCATGTGTTATTCTCAAGGATTGATGACATTTCATCATCAACTACTTCCTTCCAAAAGGAACTATCGCAAGACTGCATGACCTCTTGATATGTCTTAGGATCATCttaaatactataagagtattcaAGATTAATTTCATCCCTTGAACCTTCCACCAAATAAAGTTGGAGGTCGAATTCAAATTTTTTTGCAATATGGCCTCTTTTGCTTCTACGAAGCTCTTGTGGTTCTTGCATATTACCAACATCTTGACTTTCTGAATTTTGCACTTTATTAGTACCAAAAGTCATCCTTATGCCTTTGAATCGATGAAAAAAACATCTCATCAAAAATTGCATCCCGTGATTCGATAATTGTGTTAATCAAAACCGAATCATTAGGTTTTATGACATAAAACCTATGTGCCTTGGAATGTTCAGCATATCCAATGAATATACAATCAATTACACATTctcccaaaattttctttttgggCTCGGTGAGTTTTACAACTGCCCGACATCCCTAAACTCGAAAAAAATCTCAAATTCGGTTTTTTCTTGAACCAAAGTTCATATGAGACTGTTTTGTTCCTTTTATTTGGAACCCTATTTAATATATAGCAGGCTGTTAACATGGCCTCTCCCCACAATCCATCACTCAATCCCAATTATGACAACATTAATTTTACTATTTCCTTTAAAACTCGATTTTTGCGTTCAGTAGTACCATTATGTTGGGGTGTGTAAGGTGTCATGGTCTCATGAATGATACCCACTGATTGGAAGTATATGGGATCCATATATTCACCTCCCCTATCAGTCCTAAGACATTTAACTGGATTGTCCAATTGTAATTCCATCTCGGTTTTGTATATTTTGAATTTTCTAAGGCTTCATGCTTAGAATGTAACAAGTACACATAGCAAAACCGAGTGCAGTCATCAATGAAGGTGACTACATACTTTTATTTCCAACAAAAGGAGTGGAGTGAAAATCACACTGGTCACTATGTACAAGTTCCAAAGCAGTTGAATTTATAGTGACATTAGGAAAGGGTTCTTTTGTCACTTTTGTAAGCACGCATATTTTACATTTATCAAAAGTCATAAAAGGATGGAATTAATCCATCTTTTGACATCTCATGCATCCTTTTAAAGTTAACATAACCTAATCTTACATGCCAAATCAGAGATTTATCAACATTAGCTAAGATGAACTTATTCGACTCAATAACTTGTTTAAAACCATCATAAT encodes:
- the LOC111921090 gene encoding histone deacetylase 19 codes for the protein METGGNSLASGPDGVKRKVYYFYDPEVGNYYYGQGHPMKPHRIRMTHALLAHYGLLQNMHVVKPVPARDKDLCRFHADDYVSFLRGITPETQQDQLRQLKRFNVGEDCPVFDGLYSFCQTYAGGSVGGAVKLNHEYCDIAINWAGGLHHAKKCEASGFCYVNDIVLSILELLKVHQRVLYVDIDIHHGDGVEEAFYTTDRVMTVSFHKFGDYFPGTGDIRDIGYSKGKYYSLNVPLDDGIDDESYQSLFKPIIGKVMEVFRPGAVVLQCGADSLSGDRLGCFNLSIKGHAECVKYMRSFNVPLLLLGGGGYTIRNVARCWCYETGVALGVELEDKMPQHEYYEYFGPDYTLHVAPSNMENKNSRQLLDEIRSKLLDNLSKLQHAPSVQFQERPPDTEFPEADEDQEDDDRRSDDSDVDENNEGKPFIGRVKRELHDIESKDMDDVKEGERANREMDASFAEISIKGSNSVSAPADVKQEQGNSNKPDQPSTAEMNL